The Mustela lutreola isolate mMusLut2 chromosome 3, mMusLut2.pri, whole genome shotgun sequence genome includes a region encoding these proteins:
- the CCN4 gene encoding CCN family member 4: protein MRWFLPWTLAAVTAAAAGSVPATAFSPGSTAMAFTPVPLEDTASRPQFCKWPCECPPSPPRCPLGVSLITDGCECCKMCAQQLGDNCTEAAICDPHRGLYCDYSGDRPRYAIGVCAQVVGVGCVLDGVRYTNGQSFQPNCKYNCTCVDGAVGCTPLCLRARPPRLWCHRPRRVSIPGRCCQQWVCDHDARRPRKTTQRHTGALAATGEMESWHRNCLTYTSPWSPCSTTCGLGVSTRISNVNSRCWPEQESRLCSLRPCDVDIRPHIKEGKKCLAVYQPEAPMNFTLAGCISTRSYRPKYCGVCTDSRCCIPYKSKTIDVAFQCPDGPGFSRQVLWINACFCNLSCRNPNDIFADLESYPDFSEIAN, encoded by the exons GCCTTCTCTCCAGGCTCCACGGCCATGGCTTTCACCCCAGTGCCACTGGAGGACACAGCTTCACGCCCCCAATTCTGCAAATGGCCGTGTGAGTGCCCACCGTCACCCCCTCGCTGCCCGCTGGGGGTCAGCCTCATCACAGATGGTTGTGAATGCTGTAAAATGTGTGCGCAGCAGCTTGGGGACAACTGCACAGAGGCAGCCATCTGTGACCCCCACCGGGGCCTCTACTGTGATTACAGTGGGGACCGCCCGAGGTACGCAATAGGAGTGTGTGCAC AGGTGGTCGGCGTGGGCTGTGTCCTGGACGGGGTGCGCTACACCAACGGCCAGTCCTTCCAGCCCAACTGCAAGTACAACTGCACATGCGTGGATGGCGCGGTGGGCTGCACACCCCTGTGCCTGCGCGCGCGCCCCCCACGCCTCTGGTGCCATCGTCCCCGGCGGGTCAGCATCCCTGGTCGTTGCTGCCAGCAGTGGGTATGCGACCACGACGCCAGGAGGCCACGCAAGACAACACAGCGCCACACCGGTGCTCTAG CGGCCACAGGTGAGATGGAGTCATGGCATAGGAACTGCCTCACCTACACAAGCCCCTGGAGCCCCTGCTCTACCACCTGCGGCTTGGGGGTCTCTACCCGGATCTCCAATGTCAACAGCCGCTGCTGGCCTGAGCAAGAGAGCCGCCTGTGCAGCCTGCGGCCCTGTGACGTGGACATCCGTCCGCACATCAAG GAAGGGAAGAAGTGTTTGGCCGTGTACCAGCCAGAGGCACCCATGAACTTCACCCTCGCCGGCTGCATCAGCACACGCTCCTACCGGCCGAAGTACTGTGGGGTCTGCACGGATAGCAGGTGCTGCATCCCCTACAAGTCCAAGACCATCGATGTCGCCTTCCAGTGTCCCGATGGGCCCGGCTTCTCCCGCCAGGTCCTATGGATTAATGCTTGCTTCTGCAACCTGAGTTGTAGGAATCCCAATGATATCTTTGCTGACTTAGAGTCCTACCCTGACTTTTCAGAAATTGCCAATTAG